AGCCCTAAATAAGGACTTAAAGGTTGAAGGATTCGTTCcttcgacaaaaaaattttcgaatttacattctctactaaataaggaccaccctgatgtaaatatatattactaTGTATagaatttaatattaatcTCACAAGTTTTATGTGGTTCAAACATTTCGAATATAATAATCTAAATATTAATAGTTCTTGGTATTTATTAGCTACCATAAAATAGTTCTATAAAAGCAATCCTTTTATTTACACTACATATATTTACTCTTCTATCAAAAATTGGATGCGAAACTCAAAGAAGCATGTAGAATCAtcgatgtataaaaatttacatcctTAGAATTGTTAAGCGATGTTTTAATAGACCTCTGATAAACTTGATTATAAAATCTGTGTAGAATATTTTAACTATTGTTTATACGTTCTTTATATTTCTCAAGCACAGATGAGTCGAAGTTAGCGATAATTTTTGATAACGCTTATTACAATGCAAATCTTTCTTCACATCAGAATCCACTTTCTGTTTAATATCAATACTTGTTTAGCTctaagaaaatataatttttcaaaattatttagtATGTATAGAATCCCAAAACAATCATCTAAACATAACCACAGTGTTTTAAAAATCAGAACAGAAACAATTATCaattggaataaattaaacCCTTGGTTCCCGTCCATAATCTTGATACAGCCTTGGACTTTCTTGCATTACCACCATGTTGGGGTCAACGGGAACATTGGAAAGATCGTCAACGATTTCTGATGATAGAGTAGCAGTCGAATTTTGGACACCAGTTTCCACAGGACTATTCGATATAGGTTTTACTCTCAATACCGGTGGTATAAAACTTTGTGCTGTACCCAGATCCCCTCTTGGGGTTTGCATCTAATAAGGTGAATATCCTAGATTAGATGAGCTATCAAACTTTAATGAAAGTAAAGTGAGCACTAATCctaccttatttttttttgggtttaCAGAGtactaatattattaattcaatagTGAATAAATGAATCTTACTTTTGATTTTGACGTGGGTAATGATGCGCCAGTAACAAGGCCCAAAATACTGATGACTAGTCCAATAAGCTGCACTGCAGCAAGTGGAGAAGAACCTCTACGCACTAAACCTAGTGCTAGAAGAGTTGTTTGAGCTAAAATAGGAGCAGCACCTGCTGCTGAGGCAGCTGCTCCAGCAAGTCTGCCACCACCTACACTAGGTCCGTAAGCAAAGGACAGATTATGTCTGTCaacctgtgaaaaaaaaaaaataaccaaataaATCAGAAGTTACCAAGGATATCAATTACGTAGATTTTTCTATGATTGAAAACAGGTAATTTAGAATtgatatcattttttaaattcagttTCCACATACCAGGTGTTTGACACATAAGTACAACAATCCAAACGGTGTTATCAACGGACAGGCTACACTGTAGACCGTAGTCATGGTAAAGACAAGTAATAGCCATGCATAGTGGGCTCCAAGTGGAAATTCCCATAATACTGCTCTCCTGACTGCAACACGTTCAGCTCGACTTCTGGCTATGCATAATCTGAATGTGTACAGAGCTAGTTCAGGAAACCTCACCAATTCCAACCCACACCCCACAAGCGCAGCAGTCACTACGTAGTTCACGAATAGAGCACCCTAATAAAGTAGGTgagttaatttaattttaagatACAGTTGCTTAAATgaataggaaaaaatttcaaatggtaCTTTACCTGATCTGGTAAAAATACACACTCCCACCTATTTGATGTGCCATTACCAGCATTAACTGTCCAACTTAAAAGTGCTTGTGCACTGGTCAATCCCAGACTTGGCAGTATGAGGACCATCAGTAGTAGCAGGAGTAAAGTTTTTCGCATAACTGCTCGATTTAAACCACTTCTAGTCCAATGTTTTACCAACGCTTCACTTTTGCCTACCAATGCTGGCATCACAGCAGCTACGCTTACTAACATCACTGTTGGCAAGAAGGAGGAAACTATGGGACTCAGATTACTTATTTCTCCTGTAATTGGTATTTTATTCAAAGCTGATACTATGACCTAAAGGGTGAAAAGAATATTGAGGTAATGAGTTTTCATCGAATTCCAtcagtattttataattagtaGAAGTATGTATTTGAATTCAAATGACTTACTGCGGGTGTGGTAAGGAAGAACAAGATTGCACCAAGTAtcaaattgattaaaatggcATTGAGGTACCAGCAAGGTCTAGCTATGCTTAAATTTTCCCAAAATATGTCTGATGGTGCTGGAGCATAATTAACTGACCATTTTATAGTGGGAGATACTCTCAATTGTCTTTTCATACTTCTAGCTGCACCTGGTGtacctgaaaaatttgaaaataagtatTTCTAGTGCAAGCCACAGGTTATTTAATCAGAAATTACTCAACCACTTATACAGAAAGCAACTTTTGCATTGTACAACTTCGAGAATTTCCTTCCACATACCTAATGTAACAAATGCCATTCCTAGTGGCCTAGCTAAAGCTGCTTTTCTTTCCTCATCTACCAATGCAGTCAGCTTGAATTCTTCCAATGCATAAAAGTCTTGAGCATCCACCTGGTGCGTAAAAGTACAGTGTTATCATCATATAAATCCTCATGTCAAACCTATCTTTGCCTCACATACCGTGTGGCAACAGCATCCAAGAACTTCTCCGCAAGGATATGGATACATTTTTAAAGGTGGCCGCTGCTTCGCATAATTTTCACAGTACAACCTTGCTTGCTCTGCACAATCTCTTTGAAGGTCTAATTCCGTCAGCCGCTTGATATCGTGTGCCAGAGTTACATCCTCAACTGTGAGTGTCGGAAATGCTTCTCTATAAATTAAACAGTGTTGACTTTTTACTAGAAAAAACTGACAAGGTCCACACAACCATGAAATGTGAACAATGATAGTAATTCTCATTAGTTCATACTTGTAACAAAATTCTCTGATATTAATCTAGTAGAATTTAATAaccaaattttgttttttgtcacTACCAGTATTacaatttggaaaataatcaGAACAATGAATTTAGTGATGCATACCTGAAATATTGAGTAAGAGCTTCCACGTTACATTGGTGTTTTGGTATATCTGTAATGAGTAATGTTCTGGCAGCAAGTTCTCCAGCTGGTCTAGCATCTCGAACCTGTAaccaaaattatattttcattaaaaccATAGATAATGACTGCTtggattaaaatattttagttatttttgaaatagatCAGTTTTGAAAACAGGAGTATATTATTACCTGTTTCGTGAAACGTCTCATTATAATGCATCCGATTGGAAGATAAGACAAAATTAGGAGACTATGGACCCAGACCCAGTCAGAATTAGGATCAATATTCGACAAAGTCGTGTGACCAAACCTCGTCCCATTGCTCAAAAAATTCCCATGAAAATTAATAGGTAAAGCAATGCAAAGAGCAGCAGCTGTCATCAATGCTGTCAACATTATTAAATAACGCTCAAATGAAACGTAAAGCAAGCCATCTGGGCCTGCGCGTCTCAGTAACTCCTCATCTCTGAAAATCagtaaaagtaaatgaaaatggGGTTGTTGTTCTTCCATACTAAGGAATCTCTCTAGATCCACTGAGagtcaatttattcaattacatGATGGTGCTTCATCTGAATTTCAGACTTCCAAGAACAAATTAACTTATACTTTTGCCAAATCAGCTATTAACAAGTATTTAAAGGTTGATATATAAAGCATTATCATGGTATtatattgataatttatagtCTTATCTAATTGTCATTATACTAACGTTATTCTAAATGCAGTGACGATCCATGATAGGAATCCCCTGTCAACGTGAGATAGTTGAGAATTGACTGAAGCCTCGACACTCACAACATCGATTTCTCTACCATCATTATCCCCATAAAATAACTCTGTCCATCTATTATCGGACTTTTGTAATAAAGCCAGTCTCCCATAGTTCCATGCTCTTTTCCGTAGTAATCCAAATATCAGTACTAATATCTGGGAACAAATGAAGAGAGTATCAGTTGGTATCGAGTAACAAGgagaatgaaataattgatgtatccttacaatgaaaataaaggattgcaatacaataaaaaatgataaaaaggATAACTATTGTTTACCATGAAACCAATAGTattcaacaataaattttctggGATTCCGGAGTACACGTCTGTAATAATGGTTGCATTGTGCCTTGGGATAGGAATGCAGGTATCTGGAGATGGAGAATCCCATCCAAGCCAGCTGAAAAAAGTGTGATAACAAGATCTTACTTTCTTATAAaatgatgtatatatatttatattacaaatGCGAATGGTCATCTGTTGCATACTCCATACaaactataaaaaaatgtcaaatttcaTGTGACAATGAGCAACTATctagtaattaattatattgtatgattgcgattattattgttatcaataTATTTGCCACCCCAATATTACTATAACAATATAATACTATTTCTTATCGAcaatttgaaagaagaaatgtGAACATAATGAATCaaacaacaataaattatagtTCTTAAGGGAAATACGAGTTTACTTTGACAAAATTTGTGTAACTTCGTATGTAGGTACTATAGAAATTCGATGACTCAATCATTGTGCAGGATCTAGGAAAtgctttgtgaaataattcaacccacaaaaaacaaaacaaaatattataagaaacTACTCAGATTCGCAGGATTCCTCAATTGTCACTCACGTATCATTATAATCATCCATGATCCTAGGGTGAGAGTGAcgtgtttttaattttgatacatCACCAAAAACACATTTTAGCAAACAGCTGTCAATTTGACAGCTTCGGGATTAATTTCGCACTGGACTATTATGCTAACCTAACCTTCTCCCACGCTCACCACTAACAGGAAGTAATAGCATGTAATAAAAGTAATATTAGGGATTACTTCTTGACCACTGATCACTCACTCCTTGCTGCCCGTGCTGCCTTCTGATTTTGCCAAATAGAAGCCAAGAGCGTTCAGTCTAGTTTTCGAAGTGCATGGTCGGTAAGCACTGCATGACACTAACCGACCAATATTCTGCCCCTTTTAGCATCAGGTGAGCACTTAAATCATGGAGACTAGAGGTAAGGAGTCCGAACGCAATGCTAGCCAAATGGTCGGTGAAAGTGATATAGGATCTGCGGATTGTAACCGCCTGGCAGCGCTACCACTGCGGGCTCCGTCAGCGCGGTGATTTTGAATCGTCGATCCTCACGTATGTATCCTATTCGTAACCAGGCGCTGGTATCGCTTGCGGATACATCCCGAACTACaagatttttcatcactttcacGAACCACTTTTCGACGATTCCGCCATATGCGTTCGGACTTCTTTTttactctagtctccatgaCTTAAATGATACAGAACGCTTCTATGGAAATCAGTAATTGAAATGGTCGAAACTCTTGAAACTGCACAAATTACAAACATCTTCTGCATGCGTGATGTTAAATACGGCAGAGTATTGGTCATTGAACTATAATAAAAGCTAAACGCTATAATCAAGTGGAAGTGCTGTCTCTCTCGCACTGGTACAGTCTTTCAAAAAGTTTATACACTTGCTTTTACTTCAATCACTTATATCACATTTTTGTGTAGACTGTCCCACGCATGCGCAATAGCTAGTAGAAAAAATAGCACTTCACCTCCGAGCGACACCTTCGGCTGAAACCCGACCACCTCAGTTCGGTGCGTTCAGTGGAAGCTGCCGGTCAGTTGGGGCAAATCAGTGACGTCTGCTGTGTACTCTACTACACACAGTAGAGATCATTGGGAGAAATACGGCTGATTTGGTACTGTCGTCAATTTCGCCTACGATTTCTATTCATCTATGGACCGCACCGCTAGGGAACTCAATAATTGAGGTGTGAATCTGACAAGTtagtatttttataatttttaatttatttacattctttcaCTCCGAAAACGGGTATAACAGTACAGAAGAttgttgaatttaataaatatttatcaaaaagGGAGTAATTTTTTCTAAGTTATTACCTATTGTACATACACACTTGCAAACCGATAAATATTATTGCTGATCCTTTATAAAGTCTAATTGCATGGTTTCTTAATAAACTGCACCTGCTAAATTCATTCAGAATCGTAACTTTCATCTAGAGTATTTAAATAactatataaataaatatataaatattaactatattaaatatacaaaTGTACAATAATGTTGAGGGAACAAAAATGATTCCAGGTATTTTACATGACAATTTAACTCACTCGTTTagaagtaaatattttacaataatatatatggGTATAAGGTACATAAATCTATATTTCTTCACTGATTCTTCCCTGCGGATTGTACTACCCTTAATTATATATCGGTCAATTTTAGAAGTTTATGcgatcaaatttatatttgcAAGAAGTTCTGCTTGCAAGCATGGGTATAGAAAGTGACTCAGGACTATCGCCCCATAGAATACCAATATTCTTCATGATAATTTGAgactaaaatattttttatttccgacACAAAATTTGTCATTCGCGAATTATAGCTGTTTGAAATTAACCAAATCTGGTAGCATCTGATGGTTTAGATCAGAGCTGGTGGATCGCACTTAATCCTCGTGCACTCGGCAGTTGTCCTGAGCCATCAGGTGTTGCTCTGTAATTAGTCAATTTCAAATGGCTGTAATTTGCagacgacaaattttttgattgaaaGTAAAACATGGTTCAGTCGCAAATTTTGCACGAGGACTATATTGGTAGCTTATGGGGTGATAGTCCTAAGTTATCCTATATACTTCGGAACTAAATCATTGCGGTTTCCGTTTCTTTGAATAAAGTTCTAAAGGTTGAATTTCTCCATGTGTTATTGAGTCTAAAATCCAAACTTCTTTTAGACCTCCACGGCCTACAATTATCTTAGCTTCTTCCGGTTTCCTGGTAATTCGACCACTTGCCATGCAAACCAGTTCTTCTAAAATTGAAGCTGGAGTAGACGtcttatttttaatatgtatCAACCCGCATGTGAGAAATATTTCCGACACATATGCTGTTCGAAATAGTTGCTTTTCCTTGCGGTTCTCCTGCAAAAACGAATATATATGCAAACTGCCAACAGGAAACTTTTGGGTATAAACTTATTTGATTCTCTGAAACTCACTTGTACGGCtttagaaaaattgacgatCTCGTATTTTTCTGCATTCACCCATTCCTTAGCCTCGCGTACCTTTGAGATCCACTCATAACTCACTAGCCAACAACCTCTGAGTAGTCCACGCAGCAAGTTTACAGTACGTGTGCCATTGCTAATGACATGTGTAGTATGGCGGGTCACAATTTTTTGTAGTTTGGCTGAACCCAGAGTTGTAACGGtattttttaccaataatTTTTGCCTACAAAGCATCATGTAAGAATAAGGTTGATCCAAAGCCGACCTTACAATGATGGTTTATGTTCAAAACACCAGAgccatgaaaaattgttacgaaaaagctagaaaaaaaaaagcaataaaaTACTTACTCTATCGATAATCCAGTcgctactattattatttttggtcTTTGCTTGCTACTTGTGTTTTGAGTAAGCTGGTTTTTTGGTTGAAAATCGTCTAGAGATGTCCTTCCTATGGCTGAGCTGATACTGTCGCAGCTTTCATTAATAGTAtgagaattttcattcattcgtttccATAGATCAATATCTGCCATCTTATTaatcacgattttttttgCCTTTAGTTTTCTGatcctttttcctttctctgGTATTGGCTCAATTTCTTCAGTATCGTTGTCAGATGAAGCTATCGGTTTCTTACTAAGACCCTTAGTTTTGGGGATTTTTTTAGCCGTTTTATTACGTATTTTGACCCGTCTGTTACAAACCAACGGAATTTCTGGTAGTGTTTGAGTTGACACTGGCGACAAGTCTACCATTTCAGACATATTTAATctcaataatttcttttttcctttcgcaACTGCTTTTTTGGACAAGTCACGAATTGCATTGGGTTGGTTAACTTTTGGGTGAAGGCTACTATGGTTTCCATTCTCCAATGATCTGTAACAGTAACATAAAATTACGTAAATGATTTACTCCATTATCCCAGttgctaaaaaaaataacgtgtCATGGATTCCAAATCTAAAttgaatgttacaaaataGAATTTACATGAAAGTAACTTACAAAGTATCCGACGACCTGCTGTCATTCATAGCATCTGAATTCAACAGGTCTGTTTGCATATTACGAATTGGTTTTCTGCTCCAAGTTGTATTTTCCTTATCGTTTGTCGTAGGAGTATTTGTCGCTCTGGTTATTTTACTTAGTTTTACAGGAGTAGCATGGTTTTGGTCATTGcaatatttatcattttgtGGTATTCTTTTATACAAAGATGGGTTGTATGGAAGATTAATTTCTCTTGGAGATTCCAAATTGATAACAGTCTCTTCGTTAGCTATTTGTTGATAATTATAGTCATTTGACAAATTGTCATGTTC
This is a stretch of genomic DNA from Neodiprion fabricii isolate iyNeoFabr1 chromosome 2, iyNeoFabr1.1, whole genome shotgun sequence. It encodes these proteins:
- the LOC124176129 gene encoding putative uncharacterized protein DDB_G0291812, coding for MSPRRKTQRRLRIPSIQKTYNNRRTSLNVNLSYVSDPSLSPNDNRVNLDNVNKTIVANSPPRIEATPRRSLTRNHTLKRSSSKLRFINESHNHNNESTEGAAGENVESKITNECSRLSHKAKIYGIRPSFVRLTSTPVTGRHGMGLYSNNMQEMFSPSENARHSNALEPVRFPLQGEILSSSATIVMETSMDITTVQGKSILDSEQPKSDITPNSHRDTNKSDSSSFFIPDTDPLTCIEKRVDTTVILDSEEQDVSINTIRTSLNVNTSLDSRFSSVPNSSLYDPINISKNQSVIHDQRNGTNATSPSSQDSDPTSSLIITTALIEHDNLSNDYNYQQIANEETVINLESPREINLPYNPSLYKRIPQNDKYCNDQNHATPVKLSKITRATNTPTTNDKENTTWSRKPIRNMQTDLLNSDAMNDSRSSDTLSLENGNHSSLHPKVNQPNAIRDLSKKAVAKGKKKLLRLNMSEMVDLSPVSTQTLPEIPLVCNRRVKIRNKTAKKIPKTKGLSKKPIASSDNDTEEIEPIPEKGKRIRKLKAKKIVINKMADIDLWKRMNENSHTINESCDSISSAIGRTSLDDFQPKNQLTQNTSSKQRPKIIIVATGLSIEQKLLVKNTVTTLGSAKLQKIVTRHTTHVISNGTRTVNLLRGLLRGCWLVSYEWISKVREAKEWVNAEKYEIVNFSKAVQENRKEKQLFRTAYVSEIFLTCGLIHIKNKTSTPASILEELVCMASGRITRKPEEAKIIVGRGGLKEVWILDSITHGEIQPLELYSKKRKPQ
- the LOC124176130 gene encoding calcium permeable stress-gated cation channel 1 isoform X1 → MDDYNDTWLGWDSPSPDTCIPIPRHNATIITDVYSGIPENLLLNTIGFMILVLIFGLLRKRAWNYGRLALLQKSDNRWTELFYGDNDGREIDVVSVEASVNSQLSHVDRGFLSWIVTAFRITDEELLRRAGPDGLLYVSFERYLIMLTALMTAAALCIALPINFHGNFLSNGTRFGHTTLSNIDPNSDWVWVHSLLILSYLPIGCIIMRRFTKQVRDARPAGELAARTLLITDIPKHQCNVEALTQYFREAFPTLTVEDVTLAHDIKRLTELDLQRDCAEQARLYCENYAKQRPPLKMYPYPCGEVLGCCCHTVDAQDFYALEEFKLTALVDEERKAALARPLGMAFVTLGTPGAARSMKRQLRVSPTIKWSVNYAPAPSDIFWENLSIARPCWYLNAILINLILGAILFFLTTPAVIVSALNKIPITGEISNLSPIVSSFLPTVMLVSVAAVMPALVGKSEALVKHWTRSGLNRAVMRKTLLLLLLMVLILPSLGLTSAQALLSWTVNAGNGTSNRWECVFLPDQGALFVNYVVTAALVGCGLELVRFPELALYTFRLCIARSRAERVAVRRAVLWEFPLGAHYAWLLLVFTMTTVYSVACPLITPFGLLYLCVKHLVDRHNLSFAYGPSVGGGRLAGAAASAAGAAPILAQTTLLALGLVRRGSSPLAAVQLIGLVISILGLVTGASLPTSKSKMQTPRGDLGTAQSFIPPVLRVKPISNSPVETGVQNSTATLSSEIVDDLSNVPVDPNMVVMQESPRLYQDYGREPRV
- the LOC124176130 gene encoding calcium permeable stress-gated cation channel 1 isoform X2, with product MDDYNDTWLGWDSPSPDTCIPIPRHNATIITDVYSGIPENLLLNTIGFMILVLIFGLLRKRAWNYGRLALLQKSDNRWTELFYGDNDGREIDVVSVEASVNSQLSHVDRGFLSWIVTAFRITDEELLRRAGPDGLLYVSFERYLIMLTALMTAAALCIALPINFHGNFLSNGTRFGHTTLSNIDPNSDWVWVHSLLILSYLPIGCIIMRRFTKQVRDARPAGELAARTLLITDIPKHQCNVEALTQYFREAFPTLTVEDVTLAHDIKRLTELDLQRDCAEQARLYCENYAKQRPPLKMYPYPCGEVLGCCCHTVDAQDFYALEEFKLTALVDEERKAALARPLGMAFVTLGTPGAARSMKRQLRVSPTIKWSVNYAPAPSDIFWENLSIARPCWYLNAILINLILGAILFFLTTPAVIVSALNKIPITGEISNLSPIVSSFLPTVMLVSVAAVMPALVGKSEALVKHWTRSGLNRAVMRKTLLLLLLMVLILPSLGLTSAQALLSWTVNAGNGTSNRWECVFLPDQGALFVNYVVTAALVGCGLELVRFPELALYTFRLCIARSRAERVAVRRAVLWEFPLGAHYAWLLLVFTMTTVYSVACPLITPFGLLYLCVKHLVDRHNLSFAYGPSVGGGRLAGAAASAAGAAPILAQTTLLALGLVRRGSSPLAAVQLIGLVISILGLVTGASLPTSKSKDIHLIRCKPQEGIWVQHKVLYHRY